One genomic segment of Rivularia sp. PCC 7116 includes these proteins:
- a CDS encoding HU family DNA-binding protein: protein MNKGELVDAVSEKASVTKKQADAVLSAALETIIEAVSSGDKVTLVGFGSFESRERKAREGRNPKTNEKMEIPATKVPAFSAGKLFRERVAPPKE from the coding sequence ATGAATAAAGGTGAATTAGTTGATGCTGTATCTGAAAAGGCTAGCGTAACCAAAAAGCAAGCCGATGCGGTTTTGAGCGCTGCTTTGGAAACCATCATTGAGGCTGTTTCTTCCGGCGATAAAGTAACGTTGGTAGGATTCGGTTCTTTTGAATCTCGCGAACGTAAAGCACGCGAAGGACGCAACCCTAAAACCAATGAGAAAATGGAGATTCCAGCAACTAAGGTTCCTGCTTTCTCCGCAGGGAAACTCTTTAGAGAAAGAGTTGCTCCCCCAAAAGAGTAA
- the cobD gene encoding threonine-phosphate decarboxylase CobD: MRQPRHGGNLAWAAAVAGCPLSAILDFSASINPLGPPDSSLAAISSELGNIRHYPDPNYGELKQALGCFHKLPSEWIMPGNGSAELLTWAGRELARLAATVLVTPTFGDYYRALRAFNAEVLEFPMSLIKSDLSLIVDYCLTTKDKGLLLNNPHNPTGKLLTRDAILPYLKEFALVVVDEAFMDFLHPSQEQSLIEAVQEFPNLVILRSLTKFYSLPGLRFGYAIAHPQRLQEWQSWRDPWAVNCLAGAAAIAAVKDKQFQQHTWEWLPKARNNLFEGLAKIPGLQPLKGAANFLLVESKYSTSDLQHKLLKRHQIFIRDCLSFPELGDRYFRSSVRSESNNRRLVEAIKQVMGNSEQ, encoded by the coding sequence ATGCGGCAACCTAGACATGGGGGAAACTTAGCTTGGGCAGCAGCAGTAGCTGGTTGTCCCCTGAGCGCTATTTTGGATTTTTCTGCCAGCATTAACCCATTAGGACCTCCCGATAGTAGTTTAGCGGCTATCAGTTCTGAATTGGGTAATATAAGGCACTATCCAGACCCAAATTATGGCGAACTTAAACAAGCTTTAGGTTGCTTTCATAAACTACCGTCTGAGTGGATTATGCCGGGTAATGGCTCGGCAGAATTACTGACTTGGGCTGGAAGGGAATTAGCACGGCTTGCCGCAACGGTTCTTGTTACTCCAACCTTCGGCGATTACTATCGAGCCTTGAGGGCATTCAACGCTGAAGTGTTGGAGTTTCCTATGTCGTTAATCAAGTCAGATTTGTCATTAATTGTTGACTATTGTTTGACGACAAAGGACAAAGGACTACTGTTAAATAATCCCCATAATCCTACGGGGAAATTATTAACGCGAGATGCAATATTACCCTACCTAAAAGAATTTGCTTTAGTAGTAGTGGATGAAGCTTTTATGGACTTTCTGCATCCCTCGCAGGAACAAAGCCTAATTGAGGCGGTGCAGGAGTTTCCTAATTTAGTAATATTGCGTTCTTTGACAAAATTTTATAGTCTTCCTGGATTGCGGTTTGGGTATGCTATTGCTCATCCCCAGCGCTTACAAGAATGGCAGTCTTGGCGCGATCCTTGGGCGGTTAATTGCCTTGCCGGAGCAGCAGCAATTGCAGCGGTGAAGGATAAACAATTTCAGCAGCACACCTGGGAATGGCTACCGAAAGCAAGAAATAACTTGTTTGAAGGTTTAGCTAAGATTCCAGGGTTGCAACCGCTCAAGGGCGCTGCTAATTTCTTATTAGTAGAATCAAAGTATTCCACTTCCGACTTACAGCATAAATTGCTTAAGCGTCATCAAATTTTCATCCGCGACTGTCTTAGCTTCCCCGAATTAGGCGATCGCTATTTTCGCTCTTCCGTGCGCTCGGAGTCGAATAATCGGCGTTTGGTGGAAGCCATTAAGCAGGTAATGGGTAACAGTGAACAGTGA